One Rhinolophus sinicus isolate RSC01 linkage group LG06, ASM3656204v1, whole genome shotgun sequence DNA window includes the following coding sequences:
- the TRPT1 gene encoding tRNA 2'-phosphotransferase 1 isoform X5 yields the protein MTLVLAMNSSGGGKQAGARPRGRRSHRPQEQDGDVRLSKALSYALRHGALKLGLPMGAAPCLPTDGFVPLGTLLQLPQFRSFSAEDVQRVVDTSGKQRFALKPGDPSTGPLIRANQGHSLQVGLRRQMGEPGMRPNCEVAVFINGPLALADGIPFFRSANGVILTPGNADGFLLPKYFKEALQLRPTRKPLSLSGNEDTECQSGPKHSSRGRMIQQ from the exons atgaccttgg TTTTGGCTATGAACTCCTCtggaggagggaagcaggcagGAGCGCGGCCCAGGGGTAGAAGGTCTCACAGACCCCAGGAACAG GATGGAGATGTGCGACTGTCCAAGGCTCTGTCCTACGCCCTGCGCCACGGGGCCCTGAAGCTGGGGCTTCCCATGGGGGCCG CACCCTGCCTGCCCACAGATGGCTTCGTGCCCCTGGGCACCCTCCTGCAGCTACCCCAGTTCCGCAGCTTCTCAGCTGAAGATGTGCAGCGTGTGGTGGACACCAGTGGGAAGCAGCGGTTTGCACTGAAGCCGGGCGACCCCAGCACTGGCCCTCTCATCAGGGCCAATCAGGGTCACTCCCTGCAGGTGGGGCTCAGGAGACAAATGGGAGAGCCAG GCATGCGGCCAAATTGTGAAGTGGCCGTGTTCATCAACGGGCCCTTGGCCCTGGCAG ATGGAATCCCCTTCTTCCGCTCTGCCAATGGGGTGATCCTGACTCCAGGGAATGCTGATGGCTTTCTGCTTCCCAAGTACTTCAAGGAGGCCCTGCAGCTACGCCCTACCC GAAAACCCCTCTCCTTGTCTGGTAATGAAGATACAGAGTGTCAGAGTGGCCCCAAGCACAGTTCCAGAGGAAGGATGAtccaacaataa
- the TRPT1 gene encoding tRNA 2'-phosphotransferase 1 isoform X2 yields MTLVLAMNSSGGGKQAGARPRGRRSHRPQEQDGDVRLSKALSYALRHGALKLGLPMGADGFVPLGTLLQLPQFRSFSAEDVQRVVDTSGKQRFALKPGDPSTGPLIRANQGHSLQVPDLELIPLETQALPLMLVHGTFWRHWPSILLKGLSCQGRTHIHLAPGLPGDPGVISGMRPNCEVAVFINGPLALADGIPFFRSANGVILTPGNADGFLLPKYFKEALQLRPTRKPLSLSGNEDTECQSGPKHSSRGRMIQQ; encoded by the exons atgaccttgg TTTTGGCTATGAACTCCTCtggaggagggaagcaggcagGAGCGCGGCCCAGGGGTAGAAGGTCTCACAGACCCCAGGAACAG GATGGAGATGTGCGACTGTCCAAGGCTCTGTCCTACGCCCTGCGCCACGGGGCCCTGAAGCTGGGGCTTCCCATGGGGGCCG ATGGCTTCGTGCCCCTGGGCACCCTCCTGCAGCTACCCCAGTTCCGCAGCTTCTCAGCTGAAGATGTGCAGCGTGTGGTGGACACCAGTGGGAAGCAGCGGTTTGCACTGAAGCCGGGCGACCCCAGCACTGGCCCTCTCATCAGGGCCAATCAGGGTCACTCCCTGCAG GTACCTGATTTGGAGCTGATACCCCTGGAGACACAGGCCCTGCCTTTGATGCTTGTCCATGGCACATTTTGGCGGCACTGGCCCTCCATCCTGCTCAAGGGCCTGTCTTGCCAGGGAAGGACACACATCCACCTGGCTCCAGGACTGCCTGGGGACCCTGGTGTCATCAGTG GCATGCGGCCAAATTGTGAAGTGGCCGTGTTCATCAACGGGCCCTTGGCCCTGGCAG ATGGAATCCCCTTCTTCCGCTCTGCCAATGGGGTGATCCTGACTCCAGGGAATGCTGATGGCTTTCTGCTTCCCAAGTACTTCAAGGAGGCCCTGCAGCTACGCCCTACCC GAAAACCCCTCTCCTTGTCTGGTAATGAAGATACAGAGTGTCAGAGTGGCCCCAAGCACAGTTCCAGAGGAAGGATGAtccaacaataa
- the TRPT1 gene encoding tRNA 2'-phosphotransferase 1 isoform X7, protein MGAAPCLPTDGFVPLGTLLQLPQFRSFSAEDVQRVVDTSGKQRFALKPGDPSTGPLIRANQGHSLQVPDLELIPLETQALPLMLVHGTFWRHWPSILLKGLSCQGRTHIHLAPGLPGDPGVISGMRPNCEVAVFINGPLALADGIPFFRSANGVILTPGNADGFLLPKYFKEALQLRPTRKPLSLSGNEDTECQSGPKHSSRGRMIQQ, encoded by the exons ATGGGGGCCG CACCCTGCCTGCCCACAGATGGCTTCGTGCCCCTGGGCACCCTCCTGCAGCTACCCCAGTTCCGCAGCTTCTCAGCTGAAGATGTGCAGCGTGTGGTGGACACCAGTGGGAAGCAGCGGTTTGCACTGAAGCCGGGCGACCCCAGCACTGGCCCTCTCATCAGGGCCAATCAGGGTCACTCCCTGCAG GTACCTGATTTGGAGCTGATACCCCTGGAGACACAGGCCCTGCCTTTGATGCTTGTCCATGGCACATTTTGGCGGCACTGGCCCTCCATCCTGCTCAAGGGCCTGTCTTGCCAGGGAAGGACACACATCCACCTGGCTCCAGGACTGCCTGGGGACCCTGGTGTCATCAGTG GCATGCGGCCAAATTGTGAAGTGGCCGTGTTCATCAACGGGCCCTTGGCCCTGGCAG ATGGAATCCCCTTCTTCCGCTCTGCCAATGGGGTGATCCTGACTCCAGGGAATGCTGATGGCTTTCTGCTTCCCAAGTACTTCAAGGAGGCCCTGCAGCTACGCCCTACCC GAAAACCCCTCTCCTTGTCTGGTAATGAAGATACAGAGTGTCAGAGTGGCCCCAAGCACAGTTCCAGAGGAAGGATGAtccaacaataa
- the TRPT1 gene encoding tRNA 2'-phosphotransferase 1 isoform X3 — MNSSGGGKQAGARPRGRRSHRPQEQDGDVRLSKALSYALRHGALKLGLPMGAAPCLPTDGFVPLGTLLQLPQFRSFSAEDVQRVVDTSGKQRFALKPGDPSTGPLIRANQGHSLQVPDLELIPLETQALPLMLVHGTFWRHWPSILLKGLSCQGRTHIHLAPGLPGDPGVISGMRPNCEVAVFINGPLALADGIPFFRSANGVILTPGNADGFLLPKYFKEALQLRPTRKPLSLSGNEDTECQSGPKHSSRGRMIQQ, encoded by the exons ATGAACTCCTCtggaggagggaagcaggcagGAGCGCGGCCCAGGGGTAGAAGGTCTCACAGACCCCAGGAACAG GATGGAGATGTGCGACTGTCCAAGGCTCTGTCCTACGCCCTGCGCCACGGGGCCCTGAAGCTGGGGCTTCCCATGGGGGCCG CACCCTGCCTGCCCACAGATGGCTTCGTGCCCCTGGGCACCCTCCTGCAGCTACCCCAGTTCCGCAGCTTCTCAGCTGAAGATGTGCAGCGTGTGGTGGACACCAGTGGGAAGCAGCGGTTTGCACTGAAGCCGGGCGACCCCAGCACTGGCCCTCTCATCAGGGCCAATCAGGGTCACTCCCTGCAG GTACCTGATTTGGAGCTGATACCCCTGGAGACACAGGCCCTGCCTTTGATGCTTGTCCATGGCACATTTTGGCGGCACTGGCCCTCCATCCTGCTCAAGGGCCTGTCTTGCCAGGGAAGGACACACATCCACCTGGCTCCAGGACTGCCTGGGGACCCTGGTGTCATCAGTG GCATGCGGCCAAATTGTGAAGTGGCCGTGTTCATCAACGGGCCCTTGGCCCTGGCAG ATGGAATCCCCTTCTTCCGCTCTGCCAATGGGGTGATCCTGACTCCAGGGAATGCTGATGGCTTTCTGCTTCCCAAGTACTTCAAGGAGGCCCTGCAGCTACGCCCTACCC GAAAACCCCTCTCCTTGTCTGGTAATGAAGATACAGAGTGTCAGAGTGGCCCCAAGCACAGTTCCAGAGGAAGGATGAtccaacaataa
- the TRPT1 gene encoding tRNA 2'-phosphotransferase 1 isoform X8 produces the protein MGADGFVPLGTLLQLPQFRSFSAEDVQRVVDTSGKQRFALKPGDPSTGPLIRANQGHSLQVPDLELIPLETQALPLMLVHGTFWRHWPSILLKGLSCQGRTHIHLAPGLPGDPGVISGMRPNCEVAVFINGPLALADGIPFFRSANGVILTPGNADGFLLPKYFKEALQLRPTRKPLSLSGNEDTECQSGPKHSSRGRMIQQ, from the exons ATGGGGGCCG ATGGCTTCGTGCCCCTGGGCACCCTCCTGCAGCTACCCCAGTTCCGCAGCTTCTCAGCTGAAGATGTGCAGCGTGTGGTGGACACCAGTGGGAAGCAGCGGTTTGCACTGAAGCCGGGCGACCCCAGCACTGGCCCTCTCATCAGGGCCAATCAGGGTCACTCCCTGCAG GTACCTGATTTGGAGCTGATACCCCTGGAGACACAGGCCCTGCCTTTGATGCTTGTCCATGGCACATTTTGGCGGCACTGGCCCTCCATCCTGCTCAAGGGCCTGTCTTGCCAGGGAAGGACACACATCCACCTGGCTCCAGGACTGCCTGGGGACCCTGGTGTCATCAGTG GCATGCGGCCAAATTGTGAAGTGGCCGTGTTCATCAACGGGCCCTTGGCCCTGGCAG ATGGAATCCCCTTCTTCCGCTCTGCCAATGGGGTGATCCTGACTCCAGGGAATGCTGATGGCTTTCTGCTTCCCAAGTACTTCAAGGAGGCCCTGCAGCTACGCCCTACCC GAAAACCCCTCTCCTTGTCTGGTAATGAAGATACAGAGTGTCAGAGTGGCCCCAAGCACAGTTCCAGAGGAAGGATGAtccaacaataa
- the TRPT1 gene encoding tRNA 2'-phosphotransferase 1 isoform X4: protein MTLVLAMNSSGGGKQAGARPRGRRSHRPQEQLPQFRSFSAEDVQRVVDTSGKQRFALKPGDPSTGPLIRANQGHSLQVPDLELIPLETQALPLMLVHGTFWRHWPSILLKGLSCQGRTHIHLAPGLPGDPGVISGMRPNCEVAVFINGPLALADGIPFFRSANGVILTPGNADGFLLPKYFKEALQLRPTRKPLSLSGNEDTECQSGPKHSSRGRMIQQ, encoded by the exons atgaccttgg TTTTGGCTATGAACTCCTCtggaggagggaagcaggcagGAGCGCGGCCCAGGGGTAGAAGGTCTCACAGACCCCAGGAACAG CTACCCCAGTTCCGCAGCTTCTCAGCTGAAGATGTGCAGCGTGTGGTGGACACCAGTGGGAAGCAGCGGTTTGCACTGAAGCCGGGCGACCCCAGCACTGGCCCTCTCATCAGGGCCAATCAGGGTCACTCCCTGCAG GTACCTGATTTGGAGCTGATACCCCTGGAGACACAGGCCCTGCCTTTGATGCTTGTCCATGGCACATTTTGGCGGCACTGGCCCTCCATCCTGCTCAAGGGCCTGTCTTGCCAGGGAAGGACACACATCCACCTGGCTCCAGGACTGCCTGGGGACCCTGGTGTCATCAGTG GCATGCGGCCAAATTGTGAAGTGGCCGTGTTCATCAACGGGCCCTTGGCCCTGGCAG ATGGAATCCCCTTCTTCCGCTCTGCCAATGGGGTGATCCTGACTCCAGGGAATGCTGATGGCTTTCTGCTTCCCAAGTACTTCAAGGAGGCCCTGCAGCTACGCCCTACCC GAAAACCCCTCTCCTTGTCTGGTAATGAAGATACAGAGTGTCAGAGTGGCCCCAAGCACAGTTCCAGAGGAAGGATGAtccaacaataa
- the TRPT1 gene encoding tRNA 2'-phosphotransferase 1 isoform X1 translates to MTLVLAMNSSGGGKQAGARPRGRRSHRPQEQDGDVRLSKALSYALRHGALKLGLPMGAAPCLPTDGFVPLGTLLQLPQFRSFSAEDVQRVVDTSGKQRFALKPGDPSTGPLIRANQGHSLQVPDLELIPLETQALPLMLVHGTFWRHWPSILLKGLSCQGRTHIHLAPGLPGDPGVISGMRPNCEVAVFINGPLALADGIPFFRSANGVILTPGNADGFLLPKYFKEALQLRPTRKPLSLSGNEDTECQSGPKHSSRGRMIQQ, encoded by the exons atgaccttgg TTTTGGCTATGAACTCCTCtggaggagggaagcaggcagGAGCGCGGCCCAGGGGTAGAAGGTCTCACAGACCCCAGGAACAG GATGGAGATGTGCGACTGTCCAAGGCTCTGTCCTACGCCCTGCGCCACGGGGCCCTGAAGCTGGGGCTTCCCATGGGGGCCG CACCCTGCCTGCCCACAGATGGCTTCGTGCCCCTGGGCACCCTCCTGCAGCTACCCCAGTTCCGCAGCTTCTCAGCTGAAGATGTGCAGCGTGTGGTGGACACCAGTGGGAAGCAGCGGTTTGCACTGAAGCCGGGCGACCCCAGCACTGGCCCTCTCATCAGGGCCAATCAGGGTCACTCCCTGCAG GTACCTGATTTGGAGCTGATACCCCTGGAGACACAGGCCCTGCCTTTGATGCTTGTCCATGGCACATTTTGGCGGCACTGGCCCTCCATCCTGCTCAAGGGCCTGTCTTGCCAGGGAAGGACACACATCCACCTGGCTCCAGGACTGCCTGGGGACCCTGGTGTCATCAGTG GCATGCGGCCAAATTGTGAAGTGGCCGTGTTCATCAACGGGCCCTTGGCCCTGGCAG ATGGAATCCCCTTCTTCCGCTCTGCCAATGGGGTGATCCTGACTCCAGGGAATGCTGATGGCTTTCTGCTTCCCAAGTACTTCAAGGAGGCCCTGCAGCTACGCCCTACCC GAAAACCCCTCTCCTTGTCTGGTAATGAAGATACAGAGTGTCAGAGTGGCCCCAAGCACAGTTCCAGAGGAAGGATGAtccaacaataa
- the TRPT1 gene encoding tRNA 2'-phosphotransferase 1 isoform X6, translating to MNSSGGGKQAGARPRGRRSHRPQEQLPQFRSFSAEDVQRVVDTSGKQRFALKPGDPSTGPLIRANQGHSLQVPDLELIPLETQALPLMLVHGTFWRHWPSILLKGLSCQGRTHIHLAPGLPGDPGVISGMRPNCEVAVFINGPLALADGIPFFRSANGVILTPGNADGFLLPKYFKEALQLRPTRKPLSLSGNEDTECQSGPKHSSRGRMIQQ from the exons ATGAACTCCTCtggaggagggaagcaggcagGAGCGCGGCCCAGGGGTAGAAGGTCTCACAGACCCCAGGAACAG CTACCCCAGTTCCGCAGCTTCTCAGCTGAAGATGTGCAGCGTGTGGTGGACACCAGTGGGAAGCAGCGGTTTGCACTGAAGCCGGGCGACCCCAGCACTGGCCCTCTCATCAGGGCCAATCAGGGTCACTCCCTGCAG GTACCTGATTTGGAGCTGATACCCCTGGAGACACAGGCCCTGCCTTTGATGCTTGTCCATGGCACATTTTGGCGGCACTGGCCCTCCATCCTGCTCAAGGGCCTGTCTTGCCAGGGAAGGACACACATCCACCTGGCTCCAGGACTGCCTGGGGACCCTGGTGTCATCAGTG GCATGCGGCCAAATTGTGAAGTGGCCGTGTTCATCAACGGGCCCTTGGCCCTGGCAG ATGGAATCCCCTTCTTCCGCTCTGCCAATGGGGTGATCCTGACTCCAGGGAATGCTGATGGCTTTCTGCTTCCCAAGTACTTCAAGGAGGCCCTGCAGCTACGCCCTACCC GAAAACCCCTCTCCTTGTCTGGTAATGAAGATACAGAGTGTCAGAGTGGCCCCAAGCACAGTTCCAGAGGAAGGATGAtccaacaataa